In a single window of the Massilia oculi genome:
- a CDS encoding addiction module protein yields the protein MSTAVAEIADRLKLLSPAEKQEVMQLLLQDIDGPDQDADEAWRNEVVRRVKAIRNGEAAILALKEWQE from the coding sequence ATGTCTACTGCCGTCGCGGAAATCGCCGATCGACTCAAGCTGCTGAGCCCGGCCGAGAAACAGGAAGTCATGCAACTGCTGCTACAGGATATCGACGGCCCCGACCAGGACGCCGATGAAGCGTGGCGCAACGAAGTGGTGCGGCGCGTGAAAGCGATCCGCAATGGCGAGGCGGCAATCCTCGCGCTGAAGGAATGGCAAGAATAA
- a CDS encoding DNA topoisomerase III has translation MTKSLIIAEKPSVANDIAKTLGGFTKHDEYFESDDYVLSSAVGHLLEIAVPEEHDVKRGKWSFTHLPMIPPYFALNPIAKTESRLKVLNKLIKRKDVTTLINACDAGREGELIFRLIAQNAKAKQPVKRLWLQSMTANAIREGFNNLRSDEEMLPLADAARCRSEADWLIGINGTRAMTAFNSKEGGFYLTTVGRVQTPTLSIVVEREEKIKKFVPRDYWEVRAEFVCAAGVYEGRWLDQKFKKDENDPEKRAERLWSRAAADSIAAACRGKQGNVTEESKPTTSMAPGLFDLTSLQREANGRFGFSAKNTLGLAQALYEKHKVLTYPRTDSRHLPEDYIGTVKSTLEALAETNNYNAFAKQISKNGWVKPNKRIFDNAKISDHFAIIPTGVVPKNLSEPEQKLYDLVTRRFLAVFFPAAEFLVTTRYTEVSGHQFKTEGKVMTNPGWMAVYGKDLGDDKDGANLVPVAKGEKVLTDKVTANGLVTKPPARYNEATLLSAMEGAGKLVDSDELRDAMAGKGLGTPATRAAIIEGLLTEKYLLREGRELMPTAKAFQLMTLLRGLGVNELTAPELTGEWEFKLSQMEKGKISREEFMREIQQMTQIIVKRAKEYDNDTIPGEYATLVNPCPNCGGVVKENYRRFACTKCDFSMSKTPGSRQFEIEEVEELLKNRTIGPLQGFRSKMGRPFAAILRIVRDEEIKNFKLEFDFGQDEEGEEGEGVDFSGQTPVGPCPKCNGGVYEMPLAYVCEHSVAKPKTCDFRSGRIILQQEIVPEQMAKLLNDGKTDLLPGFVSQRTRRAFKAFLVRGKDNKISFEFEERKAKPGAAAKGKAADAEAATGADGADGAAAPVKAARKTAAKTAAKPAAKKAVAKKAPAKKATAVAAKK, from the coding sequence ATGACCAAATCCCTCATCATCGCCGAGAAACCGTCGGTCGCGAACGATATCGCGAAGACGCTGGGCGGCTTCACCAAGCACGATGAGTACTTCGAGTCCGACGACTACGTCCTCTCGTCCGCCGTCGGCCACCTGCTCGAGATCGCGGTGCCCGAAGAACACGACGTCAAGCGCGGCAAGTGGAGCTTTACCCACCTGCCGATGATCCCGCCTTATTTCGCGCTGAACCCGATCGCCAAGACCGAATCGCGTCTCAAGGTGCTCAATAAGCTGATCAAGCGCAAGGACGTCACCACCCTGATCAACGCATGTGACGCGGGCCGCGAAGGAGAACTCATCTTCCGCCTGATCGCCCAGAACGCGAAAGCCAAGCAGCCGGTCAAGCGCCTGTGGTTGCAGTCGATGACGGCCAACGCGATCCGCGAAGGCTTCAACAACCTGCGCAGCGACGAAGAAATGCTGCCGCTGGCCGACGCCGCGCGCTGCCGCTCCGAAGCCGACTGGTTGATCGGCATCAACGGTACCCGCGCCATGACCGCCTTCAACTCGAAAGAGGGTGGCTTCTACCTGACGACGGTGGGCCGGGTGCAGACGCCGACCCTGTCGATCGTGGTCGAGCGCGAAGAGAAGATCAAGAAGTTCGTGCCGCGCGATTACTGGGAAGTGCGCGCCGAGTTCGTGTGCGCCGCCGGCGTCTACGAAGGGCGCTGGCTCGACCAGAAATTCAAGAAGGACGAGAACGATCCCGAGAAGCGCGCCGAGCGCCTGTGGAGCCGCGCCGCCGCCGATTCGATCGCGGCCGCCTGCCGCGGCAAGCAGGGCAATGTCACGGAGGAGAGCAAGCCGACCACCTCGATGGCGCCGGGCCTGTTCGACCTGACGTCGCTGCAGCGCGAGGCCAACGGCCGCTTCGGCTTCTCGGCCAAGAACACGCTGGGCCTGGCCCAGGCGCTGTACGAAAAGCACAAGGTGCTGACCTACCCGCGTACCGATTCGCGCCACCTGCCGGAAGACTATATCGGCACTGTGAAGTCGACCCTGGAAGCGCTGGCCGAGACCAATAACTACAACGCGTTCGCCAAGCAGATTTCCAAGAACGGCTGGGTCAAGCCGAACAAGCGCATCTTCGACAACGCCAAGATCTCGGACCACTTCGCCATCATCCCGACCGGCGTGGTGCCCAAGAACCTGAGCGAACCGGAACAGAAGCTGTACGACCTGGTCACGCGCCGCTTCCTGGCCGTGTTCTTCCCGGCCGCCGAGTTCCTGGTCACGACCCGCTATACCGAAGTCTCGGGCCACCAGTTCAAGACCGAAGGCAAGGTCATGACCAACCCCGGCTGGATGGCCGTGTATGGCAAGGACCTGGGCGACGACAAGGACGGCGCCAATCTGGTGCCGGTGGCCAAGGGCGAGAAGGTCCTGACCGACAAGGTCACGGCCAACGGACTGGTCACCAAGCCGCCGGCGCGCTACAACGAAGCGACCTTGCTGTCGGCAATGGAAGGCGCGGGCAAGCTGGTCGACTCCGACGAGCTGCGCGATGCGATGGCCGGCAAGGGCCTGGGCACGCCGGCGACGCGCGCGGCCATCATCGAGGGCTTGCTGACCGAGAAATACCTGCTGCGCGAGGGGCGCGAGCTGATGCCGACCGCGAAAGCGTTCCAGCTGATGACCTTGCTGCGCGGCCTGGGCGTGAACGAACTCACGGCGCCCGAGCTGACCGGCGAATGGGAATTCAAGCTGTCGCAAATGGAGAAGGGCAAGATCTCGCGCGAAGAATTCATGCGTGAAATCCAGCAGATGACCCAGATCATCGTCAAGCGCGCCAAGGAATACGACAACGACACGATTCCCGGCGAGTACGCGACCCTGGTCAACCCCTGCCCGAACTGCGGCGGCGTGGTCAAGGAAAACTACCGCCGTTTCGCCTGCACCAAGTGCGACTTCTCGATGAGCAAGACGCCGGGCAGCCGCCAGTTCGAGATCGAGGAAGTCGAGGAACTGCTGAAGAACCGCACCATCGGTCCGCTGCAGGGCTTCCGCTCGAAGATGGGGCGCCCGTTCGCCGCCATCCTGCGTATCGTGCGCGATGAAGAGATCAAGAACTTCAAGCTCGAGTTCGACTTTGGCCAGGACGAGGAAGGCGAAGAGGGCGAAGGCGTCGATTTCAGCGGCCAGACCCCGGTCGGCCCTTGCCCGAAGTGCAACGGCGGTGTGTACGAAATGCCGCTCGCCTATGTTTGCGAGCACAGCGTGGCCAAGCCGAAGACTTGCGACTTCCGCAGCGGACGCATCATCCTGCAACAGGAAATCGTGCCGGAACAGATGGCCAAGCTGCTCAACGACGGCAAGACCGACTTGCTGCCGGGCTTCGTGTCCCAGCGTACCCGTCGTGCATTCAAGGCCTTCCTGGTGCGCGGCAAGGACAACAAGATCAGCTTCGAGTTCGAGGAGCGCAAGGCCAAGCCGGGCGCCGCCGCCAAGGGCAAGGCAGCCGATGCCGAGGCCGCGACGGGCGCCGATGGCGCCGATGGCGCGGCAGCGCCGGTGAAGGCGGCGCGCAAGACGGCTGCAAAAACGGCCGCCAAGCCGGCGGCGAAGAAGGCCGTGGCCAAGAAGGCGCCAGCCAAGAAGGCGACCGCGGTCGCCGCGAAGAAGTAA
- a CDS encoding DUF494 family protein: MFDILVYLYETYYRPDACPEPAALARKLSAVGFDDIEISEALDWLTGLTDAPLPDTIDASTGTRYYVDEEYIELGSAAIGFIAFLESARVLGPIQREIVIERALACDESPIALSKLKIIVLMVLWSQGKEPDALMFDDLFSDDDEQEPRLLH; encoded by the coding sequence ATGTTCGACATCCTGGTCTATCTCTACGAGACGTACTACCGTCCCGACGCCTGCCCCGAGCCGGCAGCCCTGGCTCGCAAGCTGTCCGCCGTCGGCTTCGACGACATCGAAATCTCGGAAGCGCTGGACTGGCTGACCGGGCTGACTGATGCGCCCTTGCCCGACACGATCGACGCCTCCACCGGCACGCGTTACTACGTGGACGAGGAATACATCGAGCTGGGCAGCGCCGCGATCGGCTTCATCGCCTTCCTCGAAAGCGCCAGGGTGCTCGGCCCGATCCAGCGCGAGATCGTCATCGAGCGGGCGCTGGCCTGCGACGAGTCTCCCATCGCCTTGAGCAAGCTCAAGATCATCGTGCTGATGGTGCTCTGGAGCCAGGGCAAGGAGCCGGACGCGCTGATGTTCGACGACTTGTTCAGCGACGACGACGAGCAGGAACCGCGTCTGCTGCACTGA
- the def gene encoding peptide deformylase, with translation MALLDILRYPDPRLHKVAKPVTEFGTERLRKLVADMAETMYDAPGVGLAATQVDVHERVVTIDVTEAQEKLMVFINPDITWASEEKQVYDEGCLSVPGVYDGVERPARIKVSAFDVDGKPFEVEADGLLAVCIQHEMDHLMGKVFVEYLSPLKRNRIKAKLQKEERGMQRDAAQRAGRR, from the coding sequence ATGGCACTTCTCGACATCCTCCGCTATCCCGACCCGCGCCTGCACAAGGTCGCCAAGCCGGTCACCGAATTCGGTACCGAGCGCCTGCGCAAGCTGGTGGCCGACATGGCGGAAACCATGTACGACGCGCCCGGCGTCGGCCTGGCCGCCACCCAGGTGGACGTGCACGAACGCGTGGTCACCATCGACGTGACCGAAGCGCAAGAAAAGCTGATGGTCTTCATCAACCCCGACATCACCTGGGCCAGCGAAGAAAAGCAGGTCTATGACGAAGGCTGCCTGTCGGTGCCCGGCGTCTACGACGGCGTCGAGCGCCCGGCCCGGATCAAGGTGAGCGCATTCGACGTCGACGGCAAGCCGTTCGAGGTCGAGGCCGACGGCCTGCTGGCCGTGTGCATCCAGCACGAGATGGACCACCTGATGGGCAAGGTCTTCGTCGAATACCTGTCGCCGCTCAAGCGCAACCGCATCAAGGCCAAGCTGCAGAAGGAAGAGCGCGGCATGCAGCGCGACGCCGCCCAGCGCGCCGGTCGCCGTTGA
- the fmt gene encoding methionyl-tRNA formyltransferase produces the protein MKVVFAGTPEFAAVALRALHEAGFEIPLVLTQPDRPAGRGMQLQASAVKQYALAHGMPVAQPLSLRMDAKDPERAAQARAAHEQLQSIDYDVMVVAAYGLILPRSTLDIRPCINIHGSLLPRWRGAAPIHRAIESGDLDTGVTIMEMEEGLDTGPMLTMERLPIEASDTTGSLHDKLAALGGRMIVDALRKMEAGGLQAVAQPDEGVTYAAKIGKEEAKLDFSLPAEVLARKVRAFNPFPGANGVIDGVAVKFWSAEAVDGSGAPGAVLQADAGGIVVACGEGALRLSELQKPGGKRLKAAEFLKGFSLAGLTFG, from the coding sequence ATGAAGGTCGTCTTCGCCGGCACGCCTGAGTTCGCCGCCGTCGCCCTGCGTGCCCTGCACGAGGCCGGCTTCGAGATCCCACTGGTCCTGACCCAACCCGACCGCCCCGCCGGGCGCGGCATGCAGCTGCAGGCCTCCGCGGTCAAGCAGTACGCGCTGGCGCATGGCATGCCGGTGGCGCAGCCGCTGTCGCTGCGCATGGATGCCAAGGACCCGGAGCGCGCCGCGCAAGCCCGCGCCGCGCACGAACAATTGCAGTCGATCGACTACGACGTGATGGTGGTCGCGGCCTATGGCCTGATCCTGCCGCGCAGCACGCTCGACATTCGCCCCTGCATCAATATCCACGGTTCGCTGCTGCCGCGCTGGCGCGGCGCCGCGCCGATCCACCGCGCGATCGAATCGGGCGACCTTGACACCGGCGTAACCATCATGGAGATGGAAGAAGGTCTCGATACGGGACCGATGCTGACCATGGAGCGCTTGCCGATCGAAGCATCCGACACCACCGGCAGCCTGCACGACAAGCTGGCGGCGCTGGGCGGACGCATGATCGTCGACGCGCTGCGCAAGATGGAGGCCGGCGGCCTGCAGGCCGTGGCGCAGCCGGACGAAGGGGTGACCTACGCGGCCAAGATCGGCAAGGAAGAAGCGAAGCTCGATTTCAGCTTGCCGGCCGAAGTGTTGGCGCGCAAGGTGCGGGCCTTCAATCCCTTCCCCGGCGCCAACGGCGTGATCGATGGCGTGGCGGTGAAGTTCTGGTCGGCCGAAGCGGTTGACGGTAGCGGCGCACCGGGCGCGGTCCTGCAGGCCGACGCCGGCGGCATCGTGGTCGCCTGCGGCGAAGGCGCGCTGCGCCTGAGCGAATTGCAGAAGCCTGGCGGCAAGCGCCTCAAGGCGGCGGAATTCCTGAAAGGGTTTTCGCTGGCGGGGTTGACATTCGGTTAG
- a CDS encoding LysM peptidoglycan-binding domain-containing protein → MKNFSTVVARAAAVALLACAAGASAQTLVPATTATAACSFRPDAPDKHVVVKGDTLWDISGAFLRNPWCWPQVWGMNRDEIRNPHWIYPGQTIWFDRARGRLSLQQPGSGLDAGDGRDAPPLTRLSPQVRSEGLARDAVPAIPAGAIEPYLTQPLVVEAGELAGAPRIAASQEGRVYLGEGDRVYVHGDIGGERVFQVFRPGTALRDPQTGQVLAHEAAFLGTVKLLKPAAPGVDVHTFQVTHTLQEMGVGDLLVPAPPTPVRNYVPHAPLQPLDGRIMSIYAGVTYAGQSQVVTVNRGAVDGLDVGAVLQLYHLGKTVADPASRGFLGLGRQQLKLPDEQYGNLFIFRVFKNVSYGLVMQVTAPVQVGDVAKSPE, encoded by the coding sequence ATGAAAAATTTTAGCACAGTCGTGGCCCGTGCTGCTGCCGTGGCGTTACTTGCATGCGCCGCCGGCGCCTCGGCCCAGACCCTGGTGCCCGCCACGACTGCGACTGCCGCCTGCAGCTTCCGCCCGGACGCACCCGACAAGCACGTCGTGGTCAAGGGCGATACCCTATGGGATATTTCTGGCGCCTTCTTGCGCAACCCATGGTGCTGGCCCCAGGTCTGGGGCATGAACCGTGACGAAATCCGCAACCCGCACTGGATCTATCCGGGCCAGACCATCTGGTTCGACCGCGCGCGGGGCCGCCTGAGCCTGCAGCAGCCCGGCAGCGGCCTGGACGCCGGCGACGGCCGCGATGCTCCTCCGCTGACCCGGCTGTCGCCGCAGGTGCGCAGCGAAGGCCTGGCGCGCGACGCCGTGCCGGCAATTCCCGCCGGCGCCATCGAACCCTATCTGACCCAGCCGCTGGTGGTCGAGGCCGGCGAGCTGGCGGGCGCGCCGCGCATCGCCGCCTCGCAGGAAGGCCGTGTCTACCTGGGAGAGGGCGACCGTGTCTACGTGCACGGCGACATCGGGGGCGAGCGCGTGTTCCAGGTGTTCCGTCCGGGCACCGCGCTGCGCGACCCGCAGACCGGCCAGGTGCTGGCGCACGAAGCCGCCTTCCTGGGCACCGTCAAGCTGCTCAAGCCGGCCGCGCCCGGCGTCGACGTGCACACCTTTCAGGTGACCCATACCCTGCAAGAGATGGGCGTGGGCGACCTGCTGGTGCCGGCGCCGCCGACGCCGGTGCGCAACTACGTGCCGCATGCGCCGCTGCAACCCCTCGACGGCCGCATCATGTCGATCTACGCGGGCGTGACCTACGCCGGACAGAGCCAGGTCGTCACTGTCAATCGGGGCGCGGTTGACGGACTCGATGTCGGCGCCGTGCTGCAGCTCTATCATCTTGGGAAGACTGTGGCCGATCCAGCGAGCCGGGGTTTCCTCGGCCTGGGCCGGCAGCAGTTGAAGCTGCCCGACGAGCAATACGGCAACCTGTTCATCTTCCGCGTGTTCAAGAACGTCTCGTACGGCTTGGTCATGCAGGTGACGGCGCCGGTGCAGGTGGGCGACGTCGCCAAATCACCCGAGTAA
- a CDS encoding BrnA antitoxin family protein, with protein MNKEYQPDWDQAMDRNPEPAMSSKPQVASNGVKQIVTIRLDVDMLEWFKGAGPGYQTRINQVLREHMDAQRTSQAE; from the coding sequence ATGAACAAAGAATACCAACCGGATTGGGATCAAGCCATGGACCGCAACCCGGAGCCAGCAATGTCGTCGAAGCCACAAGTCGCCAGCAATGGTGTGAAACAGATCGTCACGATCCGCCTGGATGTGGATATGCTTGAATGGTTCAAGGGTGCAGGTCCCGGCTACCAGACCCGTATCAACCAGGTCCTGCGTGAACACATGGATGCCCAGCGTACGTCGCAGGCGGAATAA
- the dprA gene encoding DNA-processing protein DprA encodes MQATETHLIAERTTTIANWLRLEQADGVGCRSAHALLSAFGSPGAIFRAGPAALAAHVSASQARALCAPITPALAALVEATLAWLAQPGHHLLTFGDPRYPASLAEIPDPPLLLYAAGRIEMLARPLVAVVGSRNASVQGKLDAESFAAALSGAGLCVVSGLALGIDTAAHEGALRGPGATIAVVGTGLDRVYPARNRQLAHRIAKHGCLLSEYALGTPPLAANFPRRNRVISGLAAGVLVIEAAAQSGSLITAQMAAEQGREVFALPGSIHSALAKGCHRLIRDGAQLVETVDEVLLAMQVSPLAAIPQECNQKPDAGPGDTTEEDAELLAALGHEPVALDDLLARLGADAGELGGRLLGLELAGLVAQLPGGRVQRIWP; translated from the coding sequence GTGCAAGCCACGGAAACCCATCTCATTGCCGAGCGCACCACCACGATCGCCAACTGGCTGCGCCTGGAGCAGGCGGACGGGGTGGGTTGCCGCAGCGCGCATGCGCTGTTGTCGGCCTTCGGCTCGCCCGGCGCCATCTTCAGGGCGGGGCCGGCCGCGCTGGCGGCCCACGTGTCGGCCAGCCAGGCACGCGCCTTGTGCGCGCCAATCACGCCCGCCCTGGCGGCCCTGGTCGAGGCCACCCTGGCCTGGCTGGCGCAACCCGGTCACCACCTGCTCACCTTCGGCGATCCCCGCTACCCGGCCTCATTGGCCGAGATCCCCGATCCGCCGCTGCTGCTGTACGCCGCCGGCCGCATCGAGATGCTGGCGCGGCCCCTGGTCGCCGTGGTCGGCAGCCGCAACGCCAGCGTGCAGGGCAAGCTCGACGCCGAATCCTTCGCCGCGGCCCTGTCCGGCGCCGGCCTGTGCGTGGTCTCGGGGCTGGCGCTGGGCATCGACACTGCCGCCCACGAAGGCGCGCTGCGCGGGCCGGGCGCCACCATCGCCGTGGTCGGCACCGGCCTCGACCGCGTCTATCCGGCGCGCAACCGGCAGCTCGCCCACCGCATCGCCAAACACGGTTGCCTGCTCAGCGAATACGCGCTGGGCACGCCGCCGCTGGCCGCCAATTTCCCGCGCCGCAACCGCGTGATCAGCGGCCTGGCGGCCGGCGTGCTGGTGATCGAGGCCGCCGCACAGTCCGGCTCGCTGATCACGGCCCAGATGGCGGCGGAGCAGGGCAGGGAAGTGTTCGCCTTGCCCGGCTCCATTCACTCCGCGCTGGCCAAGGGGTGTCATCGCCTGATCCGCGACGGCGCGCAGCTGGTCGAGACGGTGGACGAGGTGTTGCTGGCGATGCAGGTGTCGCCGCTGGCGGCCATCCCACAAGAATGCAACCAGAAGCCGGATGCGGGGCCCGGCGACACGACGGAAGAAGACGCCGAACTATTGGCCGCGCTGGGCCACGAACCGGTGGCGCTCGACGATTTGCTGGCGCGTCTTGGGGCCGATGCGGGCGAGCTCGGCGGACGACTGCTGGGCCTGGAGCTGGCCGGTCTGGTGGCGCAACTGCCGGGTGGAAGGGTGCAGCGCATCTGGCCTTAG
- a CDS encoding ABC transporter ATP-binding protein yields the protein MQLKIRNLSKTYANGVVALDRVTLNIPAGMFGLLGPNGAGKSTLMRILATLQECDSGSVFLDDIDVLDEKDAVRRMLGYLPQDFGVYPKVTAYELLDHFAQLKGLSHKARRREVVDGLLQQTNLWEVRDQRLGTFSGGMRQRFGIAQALLGDPRLIIVDEPTAGLDPQERVRFHNLLSDIGEERTVLLSTHIVSDVADLCANMAIINKGQVLLCGEPQDLIYGIEDFIWARFVTKADLPAYQARYSVISTRLLSGRTLIHVYSEDDPGDGFEPARASLEDVYFATIAGRHNPAAGNC from the coding sequence ATGCAACTGAAAATCCGCAATTTGTCCAAGACCTACGCCAATGGCGTGGTCGCGCTGGACCGTGTCACGCTCAATATCCCGGCCGGGATGTTCGGGCTGCTCGGCCCCAACGGCGCGGGCAAGTCGACCCTGATGCGGATCCTGGCGACCCTGCAGGAATGCGATTCCGGTTCGGTATTCCTGGACGATATCGACGTGCTCGACGAAAAGGACGCGGTACGCCGCATGCTGGGCTACCTGCCGCAGGATTTCGGCGTCTATCCGAAAGTGACCGCTTACGAACTTCTGGACCACTTCGCCCAGCTCAAAGGCCTGTCGCACAAGGCGCGCCGGCGCGAGGTGGTCGATGGCCTGTTGCAGCAGACGAATCTGTGGGAAGTGCGCGACCAGCGCCTGGGCACCTTCTCGGGCGGCATGCGCCAGCGCTTCGGCATCGCCCAGGCCCTGCTGGGCGACCCGCGCCTGATCATCGTCGACGAACCCACCGCCGGCCTCGATCCGCAGGAGCGGGTGCGCTTCCACAACCTGCTGTCCGACATCGGCGAAGAGCGCACCGTGCTGCTGTCGACCCACATCGTGTCCGACGTGGCCGACCTGTGCGCCAATATGGCGATCATCAACAAGGGCCAGGTGCTGCTGTGCGGCGAGCCGCAAGACCTGATCTACGGGATCGAGGACTTCATCTGGGCCCGTTTCGTCACCAAGGCCGATCTGCCGGCTTACCAAGCGCGCTACAGCGTGATCTCGACCCGCCTGCTCAGCGGCCGCACCCTGATCCATGTGTATTCCGAGGACGACCCGGGCGACGGCTTCGAGCCGGCGCGCGCCAGCCTGGAAGACGTGTATTTCGCCACCATCGCCGGCCGCCACAACCCGGCCGCGGGGAACTGCTGA
- a CDS encoding ABC transporter permease: MKSKLKVVFLKELRETLRDRRTFGFLLLAVLFYPAILGVTLHQLIDKSTRTEREGIHLTVIGGAKAPTLIAQLRERSVTINESGPMSEEAIGELLHGKKIAAVLRLSDDFVDNYQSMRPARIELWFDSSAESGQQRRELEEILQAYGSNIASARLLAHGVSPATLAPIQLQRYDTGTNASRSAMVIGGLIGFLFFPAFLLNMSSAVDSTAGERERRSLEVLMAQPAHSWELVGGKWLASSVLALLGVTVVLMLGHAILRWLPLEEIGMSWNLGWGELLLVCLATMPLALLSSALYVAMAMNARTFKEAQTTVSLVMILPLLPGFVVSFMELKTAQWMYLMPMLSNQTLIKELAKSGDIGFAPFALTFLCSLVPALLIVAFASWRMKSEKYVLGV, translated from the coding sequence ATGAAGTCCAAACTCAAGGTCGTATTCCTGAAAGAGCTGCGCGAGACGCTGCGCGACCGGCGCACCTTCGGCTTCCTGCTGCTGGCGGTGCTGTTCTATCCGGCGATCCTCGGCGTCACGCTGCACCAATTGATCGACAAGAGCACCCGCACCGAACGCGAAGGCATCCACCTGACCGTGATCGGCGGGGCCAAGGCCCCGACCCTGATCGCCCAGCTGCGCGAGCGCAGCGTGACGATCAACGAATCCGGGCCCATGAGCGAGGAAGCGATCGGCGAGCTCCTGCATGGCAAGAAGATCGCGGCCGTGCTGCGCCTGTCGGACGACTTCGTCGACAACTACCAGTCGATGCGCCCGGCGCGCATCGAGCTGTGGTTCGACTCGTCGGCCGAGAGCGGCCAGCAGCGGCGCGAGCTCGAAGAGATCCTGCAGGCCTACGGCAGCAACATCGCCAGCGCGCGCCTGCTGGCGCACGGCGTGTCGCCGGCCACGCTGGCGCCGATCCAGCTGCAACGCTACGACACCGGCACCAATGCCTCGCGCTCGGCCATGGTCATCGGCGGCTTGATCGGCTTCCTGTTCTTCCCGGCCTTCCTCCTGAACATGTCGTCGGCAGTCGACAGCACCGCCGGCGAACGCGAACGGCGCTCGCTGGAAGTGCTGATGGCGCAACCGGCGCACAGCTGGGAGCTGGTGGGCGGCAAGTGGCTTGCCTCCAGCGTGCTGGCCCTGCTGGGCGTGACCGTGGTGCTGATGCTGGGCCACGCGATCCTGCGCTGGCTGCCGCTGGAAGAAATCGGCATGTCGTGGAATCTCGGCTGGGGCGAGCTGCTGCTGGTCTGCCTGGCGACGATGCCGCTGGCGCTATTGTCCTCGGCCCTGTACGTCGCCATGGCGATGAACGCCAGGACGTTCAAGGAAGCCCAGACCACGGTCAGCCTGGTGATGATCCTGCCGCTGCTGCCCGGCTTCGTGGTCTCGTTCATGGAACTCAAGACGGCGCAGTGGATGTACCTGATGCCGATGCTGTCGAACCAGACCCTGATCAAGGAATTGGCCAAGAGCGGCGACATCGGCTTCGCGCCGTTCGCGCTGACCTTCCTCTGTTCGCTGGTCCCGGCGCTCCTGATCGTCGCCTTCGCCAGCTGGCGCATGAAGAGCGAGAAGTACGTGTTGGGGGTCTGA
- the coq7 gene encoding 2-polyprenyl-3-methyl-6-methoxy-1,4-benzoquinone monooxygenase yields MIANRFISPLDQLIVGVDKALRVVGGVAAMSRPNPGAHAIDGELSDAERRHSAGLMRVNHVGEVCAQALYDSQANFAHTQEVRTQFEHAAREEEDHLAWCAQRLTELGSQPSVLNPLWYAGAYVMGSVAARIGDPVSLGFVVETERQVEAHLNSHLELLPAQDAKSRAIVDQMRIDEIAHADAAQAAGAASLPVPVKMAMRAMAKVMTTTAYRI; encoded by the coding sequence ATGATTGCGAACCGTTTCATCAGCCCCCTGGACCAACTGATCGTCGGCGTCGACAAGGCCTTGCGCGTCGTCGGCGGCGTGGCGGCGATGTCGCGCCCGAACCCGGGCGCGCACGCCATCGACGGCGAATTGAGCGACGCCGAGCGCCGCCATAGCGCGGGCCTGATGCGGGTGAACCACGTGGGCGAGGTCTGCGCGCAGGCGCTCTACGATTCGCAGGCCAACTTCGCCCATACGCAAGAGGTGCGGACGCAGTTCGAGCACGCCGCGCGCGAGGAAGAAGACCATCTGGCCTGGTGCGCGCAGCGCCTGACCGAGCTCGGATCGCAACCGAGCGTATTGAATCCCCTGTGGTATGCGGGCGCCTACGTGATGGGCAGCGTGGCGGCCCGGATCGGCGATCCGGTGAGCCTGGGCTTCGTGGTCGAGACCGAGCGCCAGGTCGAGGCGCACCTGAACAGCCACCTCGAGCTGCTGCCGGCGCAGGACGCCAAGTCGCGCGCCATCGTCGACCAGATGCGCATCGACGAGATCGCGCACGCCGATGCGGCGCAGGCCGCGGGCGCGGCCTCGCTGCCCGTGCCGGTCAAGATGGCGATGCGGGCGATGGCGAAGGTGATGACCACCACTGCTTACCGGATCTGA
- a CDS encoding OsmC family protein: MEVKVSWNGPSGMSFRAETGSGHMVTMDGAPDGGGHNLAPRPMEMVLVGTGGCTAYDVVLILKRSREDVRGCDVTLQAERADTDPKVFTKINFHFTVTGHALKPAAVERAVKLSHEKYCSASIMLAKTAEITHSFEIVEV, encoded by the coding sequence ATGGAAGTGAAAGTCAGCTGGAACGGCCCGTCGGGCATGAGTTTCCGGGCCGAGACCGGCAGCGGCCACATGGTGACCATGGACGGCGCGCCGGACGGCGGCGGCCATAACCTGGCGCCGCGCCCGATGGAGATGGTCCTGGTGGGCACCGGCGGCTGCACCGCCTACGACGTGGTCCTGATCCTCAAGCGCAGCCGCGAGGACGTGCGCGGCTGCGACGTGACGCTGCAGGCCGAACGCGCCGACACCGACCCCAAGGTGTTCACCAAGATCAACTTCCACTTCACGGTGACCGGCCACGCGCTCAAGCCGGCGGCGGTGGAACGTGCGGTCAAGCTGTCGCACGAAAAATACTGCTCGGCGTCGATCATGCTGGCCAAGACGGCCGAGATCACGCATTCGTTCGAGATCGTCGAGGTCTGA